From the Lemur catta isolate mLemCat1 chromosome 1, mLemCat1.pri, whole genome shotgun sequence genome, the window GTCAGTCTTTGCTTTGCCACTTATACATTGTATgcccttgggcaaattatttagtatctcttaatttcttcctctggCTTGTGTCTTGTGAGCATTAACCAAGATAATTCAACTAAACATTTAGTATACTTATTTGTGCTAAAAAATGTTACTTATTGTTACTGTTGGTTATTCTTCAAAGCCAAGCATTATGTTAAGCACTAAGAATACAAttatcaaaaggaaagaaagaacctGTTCTAGTAGCAAACAGAGACTTTCTATCTGCTGCCACCCTAGGCTGTTCTTGGCTTTGCCCAGCTGGCAACTTTGTATTCAGAGGTGAgctcaaacttttcttctgaggcctttctTAACCATAGGGTCTAAAGAGATTCCCCATCAGTTGATTGcattaccttatttatttatttatttattggagacagggtcccgctctgtcacctggactggagtgcagtggtgtcatcatagctcactgcaacctcaaactcctggactcaagcaatcctccagtcttggcctcccaaagtaacATTAccgtatttttattttcttcataacacttatcactatctgaaattatcttgcaTATTTGTCTACGCATTTATTATCAGTCTCCCCCACTAGAGACTAAGTTTCATGGGGAATCTTATCTGTCCAGTTCTCTGCTTTGTTTCCAACATCTAGAACAGTGtatggcacacagtaggtgctcagtactTGCTGGGTAAATGAAAGGATGAGAAGTCTAGTGAGGAGGCAGAAGCATAAACAATTACCCATAAAACAGTGTGCTAAGTGCCAAAGGCTTTGGGAGCTATACTCTAAATTATACCATATAAGAAATTCAGTGCTCCAAGACAGGACAACAGAATCACTCACTTCTCTAAAAATGTGTAAGATGTAAGATGAAAACATGTAAGATGTAGAACTTTTTGAGGCAAGAATGACTGGGCTGGAACTGGTTTTACATCTTTCTAGATTCTTTCCCAGgaggaagctcagagaagcttttatattttgttttcatgtgcCAAACCAGCTTTAAAGTAGAGATTGCTTGGAAGCTGGAAACTTGAGTGTATGGAGAGTGCCTTTTAAACCAAAGTTAATAGAGCCTTTAAGTTGTCCCCAGCACTGGGATATCTCAGGACTGAGATGGATCTGCTAGAATTATATAGAGTGGAAAGTACTGtcagtgcctactctgtgcaggCCTCTGGGGAGAAAATGTAAGGTACTTTTCCTGTCTTATCGTCAAGACAAGACACACTAAGTGCAAGTATGAAAAAATGCATCCTTCTTCTACCTCAAATATGTGTGATTTTTTGTATGACTTAAGTATTAATATGGTCTTTATGGGAGGAAACTAATTTGACAAACCCTTTTTCCTGTAAGTCATCATTAAATATTCCAAAAGTAGGTGGAGCTGATGAACTGATAATTCAGGCATGGCAGAGATAGATCATTCTTTTGTTTCCAATGGGtgtcattgactttttttttttttttttttttgagacagggtctcattctgttgccctggctacagtgcatcatagctcactgcaacctcaaactcctgggctcaaatgatcctcctgcttcagcttcccaagtagctggggctacaggtgcatgccaccatgcccagctaatttttctattttttgtagagatggcgtctAGCTCTTACTCAtcctggtctcaaactactggcttcaagcaatcctcccgcctcagtctcccaaaatactaggattacaggcgtgggccaccatacctggcctgtCATTGCCTTTTGAATGAACTATGAATAAGGTGTGACTCTTAGACTAAACACAGGTATTGAGTGGAATAGCTCTAAAGTTGCTCTGTCCAATATAGTCACCAGCCACAAGTGGCTACTTaagatttaaattaataaaaaccaaataaaattccCGTAGTCACACTAGCTATATTTTCAGTGGTTAATAGCCACATATGTCTAGTGGCTACCAGTGCAGAGACAGTGCAGAGATATTTTCATTATCACAGAAAATTCCACTGGACAGAGTTGCTCAGGCATTGATGATTTCAGCCCCATGTTGTGGGGAGTGTTATTCCCTCAGAAAGGACAATATGGTAGATTCTGTTTTGGATGCCAGGGAGGAGGCAAGACTGAGGCTTTTATGGGACTCCCCAAAGAGCTAGGAGGAAGGGAAATCAGCCAAAGGAGCCTGCAAAGTTGTTTCACTTTATCAGGAACTGGATGGATGAAGGAATATGGGTTCACTGAAGATATGTGCTGCTTTACTAGGACTGGGATCAGAAATTTTACACTTTAGAAATTTGACTTTGTGCTATTTGCAATTTGATTCCccttaaaattttccctttgaaaataATAACCCATTTTATCTGTTCTAttagaaaacaaggaaaagggGTTTTGGTCACACTGGGGCCAAAGTTTAAAAGGTAGAGTTGTGCCATGCAATAGTAGTAGAGAGAAGCAAAAGAGGGAAATCTTAAGGCAAAAGGGAAAATACGAGGGAAAAGAATTGGAAAGGAGACTACTCTTCTTTTCCATGCAGAGATTTTCTTTAGAAGAGTccttttctcttcaaactttggagaatttatttgttttggtaaAGAATGTGATTTCTTATTGTAGAGAAACATGGTGTAAAATCATGGACTTTGCCCCTAAGAGAACCTTCTTGCCCCTCTACTCTCCTATTGTTTTATGATGTTGAGTGTTTTAGTAATGAAACTCCTAAGGTATGTTCTGACTTcagcttcaacatataaattacATTTGCCTTTTGAGAGCCATCTAAGTTGCAGTCCTTCCAGTGCCATCTTTTGCATGCCCCAAATATTGGGGATCTATAGTTTGGCCAACTTTTAATTATTCAGAGAAATAGGGGAAGCATAGTTGATTATCAGGATTAATGGTAGTCAATAagagcaaacatttattgtgtgccaagcactatgctaagtgcttaatgcttaacattttctcatttaatctttacaacattACAATGATTGATGAACAATaagtattgttattttcattttacaaaaaaagaaaatgaaactgtcACATTAAATAACTTATCTGAGATTAGACAATTATTATAGTAAACAGCATAATCAAGGTTCAAACCCAGGTTTGCCTGACTCTAGAGCGTGACACTATTCTGGACATgactttttacatatattaatactgCAACTTAAACTAATTGAAACCAATACTAGTATTAGCAATTTCCTATTGAGATTAGTTTAAAACGTTTTAATGCTTATAGAATCACAAACTGAACACACAACAAGATCTTTTCTCGCTGTTTTAAGTAGTTCAGAAAAGCTTTAGTTCTTTATATTGGTGTGACTTTGCAGGTCTCAGAGAGGGATGCATTCAATAAGTGAATTTGATGTTTTTcatctcttctgttttcctcctgTGAGAGTTCCTATGGAGATGTTAATGACGATAGTTGACATGGATCAAAGGCAGACAAAACATGAGGGAGAAACTGCTGGAAGGAGCTTGGCTGATGGAATAGAAACCCTATGAGGAATCCACTTCTGAGTGATTAAAAATCATCAGCCTAGCTTGCAAAGTTTGAAGTTGAATACTTGTGAGGAAGCTACCCTCCTATTTGTTGATGAAGCAGAGAGAAAGTTTCACTTTGTCtttacttcctttcctttcttgcttttccttccttctcagcaATATAAGAGGGTTTAAGCTGAATTTAAATTCAAGTACAGGCGCAAATCTCCATGGGTGTGCCTATGAATCTAATCTATATCTTTAAATAGATTGTAAAGCTTTTTGAGGACATtggttatttctcttctttctagaaCCTAAGGAAGGCTTTGCTCACCACTGATAATCAATACATTTATTAATGCTGAAGGAGTTTCCAGtatagacagaaataaaaagagaaaatgaaggaacaTTGTTGTTTACTTGCTATTTTAGGAATTTTGCTTGCATACCTAGGACAGTATGCAAAGTTATTAAGAAGCTGGAAATCAAGTACCTGGTTATGTGCAAAAAGACAGCTGGAAAGTGAGGTGAACTAGGTCTAGAAGGTCAGATTCATGTGAAATTAAAAGGGCAACCAAAGCTAGAAggcagagctttaaaaaaaagttaaaacgcTAAACATAAATAActaatctcaatttttaaaacacaaaagctCAAACcttcatttcagtttcttctgcaaaatgagTTGGAGAGGGCAGGGTTGAATCAGGCATGCTCTTGCGGGCCTTTTAGCGCTGATATCCTGGAATATTACACTAGGTTCAAGATGCCAGCTTGGGGGGAGAGAGCTGCTAAACTTGATCATATACTCTATGCATGATATTCGACCCTTATTCTCTTCAACGGCGGCGACAGCATCTGATTCACCAGAGTGGCCCTACAACTTAGCATATCATCGGGCACGAATAAACTCCCAATAAATGCACCGCAGGGCCAGACTCGAGCTCCAGTTCAGGACCCTGTAGAGAGATCAAGCTTCCTCCCTCCAGCCGCACATCGCACCCAATCCCCCCACTAACCAAGTCTGAACTGGTGCCTGCGCAGTGATTGGCCGCGGTGATTCTCACTGCGGAGGAACTCGACTTGCTCTAATGATTTCTGACAGACATCTGCAGACAGCGCCCTTACCAGATTTAGGGCTGGGCTGGTACCAAACCCCGGGAACGCCAAGCACTGCCTCAAAGCAGATCCAAAAAGTTAAATCTTTGAGGACACGGGAGGACCAAAGAGAGGCGGAACCTCCTGGTTAGCTGCGCTGTCCGCCGTAAAACTTCTTCCCCTCTTCTTCGCGCCGTATCTTGTTGCCAGAGCAACTGTGGGCGTCACCAATCAGACtgcagaaacagaacaaaaagagtACACGTGTCCTGCTTAGTGATTGAGCCCATTGCGCAGACGCATCAAGTTTTTCTGGCGCTTCGTTTTTCAGGCGATGCAGTCTGCGCCTGCGCATTCATTGTCCCACGCGCCTTGGCCTGCTTATACGCCTGCGCAAATTGGCACACCGGGGAAGTCGGCGCTTAGGCGCGACGGCGCGCATGCGCAAACGCTACATCCGGTGTGGTCGCAGGGTCCTCCAGGAGTTTGGAGAACGCTGGTTGGAGTGCTCTGCGTGTAGTCATGTCGGCGTCGGTAGTGTCGGTCATCTCCCGGTTCTTAGAAGAGTACTTGAGCTCCACTCCGCAGCGTCTGAAGTTGCTGGATGCGTACCTCCTGTATATACTGCTGACGGGGGCTCTGCAATTCGGTTACTGTCTCCTCGTGGGGACCTTCCCCTTCAACTCTTTTCTCTCGGGCTTCATCTCTTGTGTGGGGAGTTTCATCCTAGCGGGTAATGATTCTTTCTATAAATAATCGCAATAATAGTGTGTTACTTGAGTATGCTGCTTTTGTTCCCATAGTATTCTTTTATATCAGAGTACCGCCGTGTGAAGTTATGAGAAGAGCCTGCCTTGCCTGCTTTTTGtaaatggggaaattgaggctcagaaaggttaggtCATATGCCTAATACCAAACAGCTGTCTAGGAGCTGGAATTAAATGTCTAAAGAAACCACCTTCATGCTGCTGCTCAACCTGGTGAGCCACTAAAACCGCATTCCAGCTTTCACTTAGCTTTAACACAACTTTAAAGTTAGTAGGCTTTTAAGATGAAAAACCCAACCTTGAATCATCTCTCTCACCTTAGGCTAATTACTACTGAATTCTGGTGAAATGTAAGCTCTTTGCTTGTTGAATCTTCCTTTACTTGATTTTGGCTTTTAGCTGCTCCTGCTTATTTCTTGTGGATTAAGCTGTTATTTCACTATCCTGAActcaatttttattgatataattctgttttagctttatttttccttctgattcCGGGATTTGATAACCTTGTAGACTGTCATATTTAATGAGAACTCTCTTAGTAAATTTTTGCCAAATTCTGACTTTTCTTGCCCAGCAGGGATTCAATGAATACTGAAAACAGGCTTGGCCCATTGAGTGTTAGCTAATGCAGTTTTTAGGTGGCCACCACATGGGCCATTTTTGTCACTGGTATTGCCTGCTGCTTGACTTTGAAAACGTGCCAGGATTCATGTTTTCTTCTCAGCGTGATCATCGTCAGGCCATCTATTGCATTTTGGGTTGAATCCGAGGTGTTGTGGTTAAAGCTTTGGGAATACATCAGGCATATGTTTGTTTCTTGTCCTCAAGAGTTTATGGTCTGGTTGGAGTACAGACAAAATACAGAATTAGAATTGTCTGGAGACTTCATTTACAGTAGTGCTCTGCTTAAAGTTACAGATCTATAGAATGCTTTTTACACATTCACATTGCTAGTTCAGACACACTAAAGATACttctacttctaagaatttaaaataggtCTAAGGGCCTAATGACTTGTGTATGAGCCTGATTTGGAGTTGGAGATTTACCCTGTTGATTGGATATTTAATTGTCATCTTTGAATTTCGTCCTAGATGACCAAGACCTTGTTCTCTGTGGTAGCAACCTGGTCTTTAGGATGTGTTACCATGATCAGACCAAATACACCACACTCTTTGCTCTACATACTCTCCAGCCTCCCAACCCCCTATCCTGTGCCCTAGTACATGGGTTAGAATTTTGTTAGCTGGCCAAGAGAAGAAACTCTGATCAAAGGAACTTTTGATTAATTTTGTTGGATGTTTTTGTCTCTAGGTCTGGAAGAATAGGAACAGGACAGGCCCTGAAAACTGATTTTCAAGAAAGAAACCTTCTTCATGGCAAAGCCACCCTGACTTTTCAGAGTTTGGAATGACTTCAGGGTTGCATGGAAGATTGTGGTTTGCTGAAGAGTAGGCATGGACTAGAATTATAGATTATTAGTGTGATAAAGCCAGAAGGTTTTTGAGGAGATGACTTTTGCTTATGCCAAGTCCTGTTTTTGAGCCTGTTGTGGCTAAAATTGAATTGGCAgactcccttccctcctctccaatGGGAACTAGATGGCTTGTCATTGAAGAGAATGCCTAATAAAAGGGCATATTAATGGTAGGGTCAACATGGGGGACTGGGATTTCCAAACCTATCAGATAACAGATAATAGGGCTACAGAAATGAAGTGGTTTCAGGACCAGAGAGGATTCATGACAATTAATAGTTGTCAGAGAAGGatatgatttgcatttcttttgacGGCATTGACCTTACTAAATCCTGCCTTCTCTGCCACTTGTTAGCTTAGGTCATCAACTAGagatgggctttttttttttttttttttgagacagggtctccctctgtcaccctggctagagtgcagtggcctcatcacagctcacagcaacctcaaactcctgggctcaaatgattctcctgcctcagcctcctgagtagctgggactagaggtgcctgccaccatgcctggctaattttcctggtttttgtagagatggggtcttgctcttgctcacgctggtctcaaacttatgacctcaagcagtcttccctccttagcctcccagagtgctaggattatgggtgtgagccattGCAGCAGGGCTGGAGACTGGTTTTTAGGGGAAGTCTGGAtgcttattgtttgttttgattGTTGGGAAAGGAAGCCGTGTACCTATTTATGATGCTGGGGTTTCTAATTTCCCTGTGGTGTGTTTCCTGTTGGATGAGAAtggaggaggccagtgtggccggAGAAGGGGAATTGTAGGAGATAATGTTAAAGGATTAGGTGGTGCTGGGTGCTAGAGCTTTGAATGCCAGGCCAAGGAATTTGGACTTTAGTCTGTAGGTAATAGGAAAGCATCTGaggatttttctttattattatttttttttactttcgaCAACTTTTCATgacttaaatttttcattttttttaagaaaggaagagggctgggcatggttgctcactcctgtaattccagcactttgggaggctgaggtgagaggatcctttgagaccagaagttccagaccagcctgggcaacatggtgagacccgtctctaaaaaataaaaataaaaattagctgggcatggtggcatgtacctgtagttctagctacttgggaggctgaggcaggaggattgcttgagcccaggagtttgaggttacagtgagctatgattgtgccactgcactccagcctgggtgatagagtgagaccctgtctcaaaaacaaacaaacaaacaaacaagacaaacccagaaagaaaggaagagacttAAAATTGGTGTTGGTATGTAGGATAAATTGGAGGGAAAAGTCCTTTAatcttctctaatttctttttgacaatttattctctttcattcCCTCTGCATGTATTAATTTAGCATATACTCTTGAAAGTGgtctgttttcttctattttctcataGCTGAGAGACTTACCCATAGTTTCAAGGA encodes:
- the DAD1 gene encoding dolichyl-diphosphooligosaccharide--protein glycosyltransferase subunit DAD1; the encoded protein is MSASVVSVISRFLEEYLSSTPQRLKLLDAYLLYILLTGALQFGYCLLVGTFPFNSFLSGFISCVGSFILAVCLRIQINPQNKADFQGISPERAFADFLFANTILHLVVMNFVG